CAACGGTCTTGTATCCGCCGCCGTCGAGCTTCTTGGATTTGGAGTCACCGACGCGGAAGTTGAGAACTGGTGATCCTCCGGGGGTGTAGCCGGGTCTCGCGTCGGCCGCCAGATTGCCGGTGAAGATGACCTCTGCCATTTAGAAGACAGCTTTCTTGGGCAGGGTTCCGTGGGTAGCCTCAATTGAGGTTCGTACGTCAGCGGCAACTCTTTGGGCTGCTCGTTCGGCTTCGGCACCCTCGAATGCAGGATTGCCGCCGGACCACTTCCTTTCGTACTGGACGATCGTTCCGTCTGTGAGCTCTACGTGGACTGTCACTTTTCCGGCCATTGAATGGCTCCCTCTCTACGTGCGCGATAGCGCTTTGCTGCCATGTTTTGGCACTGCTTGCATCGCCTAGCGATTGACCCCGTTGCCAGTTCGATTCGGCTGGTGTTCTCGGGGGTGAATTCGTGGCCGCGCTTGCAGTGCGTCTTGCGGGCCATGTTGTGCGTACCGTGGCGGACGGCGTCCAGGCTGTTGTCTGATGAAGTGCCGTGCTCTAGGTTTGCTGGGACGTTGTTGCTTCGCCGACCATCCTTGTGACGCACTTCTGTGCAGGGCGGTGCTGGCCCCAGGAAGGCTGCAGCCACAAGCTGGTGCACTCGTGGATGTACCATCCGGCGGCCATTCCACAAGGAGGCCCGCACATAGCCGCGTTCCTCACGGACCTCCAGGACACGCCACGGGCCACGTCGCTTGCTGCGGACGTGGCCCGTGTTGCTAACTTCGTACCCATCAAAGCCCGGGATAGGGCGCCATTCTTCAGCCGTCGACAACGGATCCGTCCTCGATGATAATTCCGCGGCCGTCGCCGTCACCCACCATCTCGATCCACACTTGGAAGTCGTGCTCGCGTGCGATTGATTCAACGAGTGCCAGGTTGTCGGAGTCGAGCAGCGACCCGTCCGCAATCCGGATGACGCGCAGCTTCGGGTTGAGTGCGATGGCCATGGCGAGTGAGACGCGCAGCTGCTCGGCACTGGATGCTTGCTTGAACGGCACCCCTTGGTACGTCACGCCGGACTCATCGAATCCAAGGTCATCGATGGGGAACTTGGCGGCCGCCAATCCAGTCGCCTTCTGCCTGTCCACCTCTTCGATTGCTGCGGACAGCTCTGCGGCGGCCTGGGTCCATTGTGCGAGCTCGGCGCGCACCCGTTCGCCTTCCTTGTGCCGGCGGATGGCAGAGTTGATCTCTTCGGCGCCGTCAACTTGGGCTTCGATGGCTTCGAGGTCCACCTTTTCGGGCGCAGTGGCCAGGCGATGCTGAGCTTCCTTCAGTTGGCGCTCAGCGTCCGCGAGTTCCCGCTTCACTCGCTCGACCTTTTCTGCCCAGCCGTCGCGGGCTGTCCGGGCGACATCGATCTCGTGGTTGAGCGATTGCCCTGCACGGTAGGCGGCGACTAGGTCCTTGACGCTGACTTCTTCGTCCGGGAGGTCGGCTGTGCGGTCACCATATTCGGCGGCGCGAGCGGTCAGATCCTTGATGGAGCGGTTGGCTTCGGTGCGGCGGTCGAATAGGTTCTTCCGCTCGACGGCCATTTTGTGCGGGCTGAACGGAAGCTCGACAAGGTCAAGCAGCGTGGCCAACTGGTCCTTGTCCGTCAACTGAGTGAAGGCCAACGGGTCGAGGGAGAGCTTGCCCAGCAGGTCATCTAGCTTGGCCTGGCCCTTCGGATAAACGGCGCCGTCAGGTGATTTGACCGTGAGCGTGGACCCGCCAGCAGTGAAGCGGCGGACAACGACGAGGTCCTCAGTTTCGAGGATGATCTCTGCCCGTTCTTCGCCATCCCGGATCGGCTTCGGCGTGGTCTTGGCATTCACTCCACCGAGCGCGGCCGTGATGGAGTCCAGGATGGAGGACTTCCCTTGACCGTTGTTGCCTCCGATGACGACGAGGTTGCCGCTCTGGTCTGGTTCGATTCGGACAGCTTTGATGCGCTTGTAGTTGGTGGATTGCAGGCTGACGATACGGCTCATTCGGTGGGCTCCTGGGTGTTGTCTTCTCGTACGGCGGCGAGGACTCTTTGTGCGTCCTCGGGGGTGATTTTGTTGGGGTGGTCCCATGTGGCACCGATGACTTGCCCAGCCGTGGCGAGCATGGCCTTGCCGTCACCCTCGTACCCGGCTGCGATCAGGGCGTTGGTGATGGCCTGCCATTGGGCCCGCCACGGTTCGGTCTGCGGTTCGGCCAGGACGGTGACGGTATGTTGTTTGACCTTCTTTTGGCTGATGCGTACCGGAATTGTGAAGTCAGCGGCGAGGTGTGACATGGCAACAACTTCGACGCCGCCTACTGGTTCGCCGGCGTAGATAACTTCCGGGTTGTTGACGAGCTTCACGGACCGGCCGATCCATGCGTCTGATTCGGTGCCCCATCCGTGGGCTATGACGCGGAGCATTCCTTTGGATGGTTTCCATGGGCGGCCGTTCATGCCGACGAGGTCCACCACGACGGGTTTTGCTGTGTCACCCTTGCGGACGTTTTCGATGGTGGCGACGATGGGCGAGCCTGTCAGGTCGGATGCGTTGAGGCAGTCAGACTTGGCTACTAAGGCCTTCGAGATGTCCATTTACCTGATCACGATCTCCTTTTCGATGTTGAGGCCGAGGATGTCTTCGGCTTGGTAGATCGCCCAGATTGGGAGCGTGATCGGCTCCACTGTCAGGTATCCGGGGTATTCACCCGTTTCGAGGCAGCGACGGTATATGTCCTTGGCGCGGGCATTCATCATCCGGCCGAGTTCCATTGCGTAGTCGTCGTACTCGACGATGGATACGAGGTGCGGAGCGGTCTTCTCTACGTTGACGAACCAGAACGGGAGCCTCTCACCGGTCATTGCCAGGACGCCGTCTTGGTAGTGGGCGGCTGACTGGTAGTAGCCGAGTTTGAACCCGGATTTGGGGAACTCGCGAGGGTCCGCGTTCACGGTCGTTTTCAGATCGACCAGCCGGTCTTTCAACCAAGCGTCCGGCCGGCACTTCAGCATGAGCCCATCCTCTTCCCAGAAAACGGACTCTTCTGCTCGGTGCTCGGTGAAGGCGGTCTTCGCGACGGGGTGTTCCATTACGCTGTCCCGCATTGCGCGGACCAGGTCCCATTCGGCTTGCTTGAGCGGGATCTTCCCAGCGTTCACGGCTGCGGCGGCCGGTACCGTCCACTTGGCGCCTCGCTTGTCCGGCACGTCGATTACTTCGACGCCGGATTCGTCGCCTTCGAGGATTAGGCTGTGGGTCACGGTGCCGAGGTCGTAGATGTCTTTGTGGACCGGATTGGCCTTCTCGTGCTGCCAATGCGCGGGAGTCCGGCTGGCGAGCGTCTTCAACGACGTCGAACCGAGTGCCGGATCGGCGTGGTATTCCTCGCTGGTTAGGTCGGCGTAGATGCCGGGGGAGTACGTCATTCTTCTCCTTGGGTTGGGCATGAAAAAGGCCCCTGTGCGGGGCCGTGGATCTTGCAGTCTGGGTTGGTTGGTCGAGGGCTGCTTGGTGAGTAGCGCCATGGCGGGCAGTCGCAGCCGGGTTGTTTGTTGTGGCCGCGGGACCAGTTCTCTTTGGCCCGGTCATGGTCCATGCCAGGCGGCGCGGGCTTAGCCATCTATCGCGGTCCTGATGGCGGCCCGGATCCTGCTGGCGTAGTACCTGTCGCCGTCGGCGAGCTTCTCCCAGTCCGCGCAGACGCTCTCGACGGCATCCAGCGCAGCGTGCAGCTTGGCGAGGTCCGTTGGCGCGTTCGTGAACAGTGAAGCAGCGTGCATGTCGTCTACGTGGGCTATTGCGGAATCTGAGTCGTACGGGAAGATGTGGTATCCCTGCCCGGAATCGTCCGGCCCGTACTCAAGTTTTCCGAGGCCCGCTTCGAGGCCTGCTTTCATATGGTCCCGGCTCATTTGCCAGCCTCCCGCTTCCACTCCCGAAGCGGACGGGCAACGGTGCATCGGATCATTCGCGATCGCCAGTCGTCATAGGTTATGGGGGTGTTCCAGGACTCTTGAAAGTTCTTCCGGTCCCAGCCGTCGGGGTCCATGATGGCGATGTCATCGACCACTTCCCACTCAGCGGGAAGGCGCTTTTCTTCCGGGTCGTGGATGAGCGTGTGCTGGTCGCAGTAGTGCTTGCCGGCAACCTCGCTCCATTCGGAGTTCATCGCTTCTTCCCATGCGCTGTCTTCCTCTTCCCAGGCTGAGAAGTCGCCGCCTTCGGTTGACTTCGCTTCGCATCCTTCGTGGTCGCATACGAGCCAGTAGTACGGCGCTGATTTGACGCTCATTTATTTGCCCTCGATTTCGTCGGCGAGGCTGGTCAGGAATGCGCAGACGTGGCCACGGTCGATGGATTCGCGGAGTCCGGAGCCGAAGATCCTGGCGGCGATGCGGATACCCATTGCCCGGTGGTGGTTTCGGGACTGCATGAGTTCTTGCTGCACTTCGGTCCGGACGGCTTCACGGAAGTTGAGGGATTCGCCGTCGAAGAGGCGTCCGGCCAGTGCGTTGCGGCCCGCCTCGATTTCGGCAAGGAGGCGTTGCACGACAACGGGCGTCACTGCCCGCTCGAAGCTGTTCGCCTCGCCGTCCTCGCTGTAGTAGGGGTCGCCGTCGCGGAGGATAGTTTCCGTGGCTGCCCGCTGCCAGAGCTCTTCGAGTTCGTCATTGGTGAAGATCGGAGTCTTTGCGGAGAGTCGAATTGGCACCGCCGGCGCGGTGAGCGGCAGGTCTTCGGCTGGTTCAAAGTTGATGGCTGTGAGGTCTGTCATTTCTTCGAGTCCTTCTCTTGGTCGGCAAGGATTGTTGCAAGTTCAACTTGCAAGGGATTCCGGGCCTTGGCTGCAAGATGCGGCGGGAGGGTGGCGGCTGCTTCGTCGGCGGTCATGAGCGTTGCTCCCTGACCCATGCGAGTGCTGCCCGGAATCCATCCTCAAAGAAGGACCGGGCGTCATCCGGGTTTACGCCGATGCTGTTAGGTAACTCTTCTTCCTGACATGTGTGCCACGAGGCGTTCATAGCCTGGCGCTCGGTGGGCTTCACTCCGCCCCCTTCCGTTCGGGTTGTTGGTCGCCGCTGATGGGGTATTCGCATCCGGTCGCGCACCGGGCTATCTGGTCGTACCACCACCATGGGAGGTTCAGGTCAGCGGCCGCCCAACCACCCGGCGGCATACCCTCAGCCGGGCGCTGCTGGACATGAGGGGCGCGGCGAGGACTCCGGATCATGGCTGGACCCCATGAACAACAGTCAGTGGCAGGGGTAGCTCATCGAGGTGATGGTTGTAGCTGCTTCCCGGCGCGAACCAGTAGCCGTTGAAGTGCTGGAAGATGTCACTCCTTGTCACAACCACGGTTCCATTAGGTAGGTTCACTTGCTCGGCGCGGGTAGTTATGACTCGCGCCTTCCGGTAACCAGCGGCAAGAAGAGCATCCGCAATGTGACTGGCATGTGATGGAGAGTTGTAACCGCCCTTGATAATCAGATCCGGGCATGAGGGGCAGGCGCCCGTGAACTCGCCGTTCACTAGCCATGGGTGCTGCATGATGTCCCTGACGAGTTCATCGCGTTCCTGGCTCATCGCTCACCTTTCCTGTAACTGTCCGCGTCGTCCTCGTAGCGGGTATCTGCTTCCTCGGCCAGCGCGTCAAGGTCGATGTCCTCGACAGGCTGCAGGCGTGCGTCATGTTGACGTGCCCGTGCGATGGTCAGCGGCGCGGCGAATATCGTGGCGGCGAAGAGTAGGAAATAGATTCCGGTGATCATGGTGTTTTCTTCTTCCATACGCGGGTGGCGCCGTGCCTGCGGGCCTTGGCTTGGGAGGGCTGGTAGGTGACGGCTTCTATGTGGCCGGCCTTCTTGGCAGCGATAATCGCGCGGCCAGGCCAGCTGGGTTCGTCAGGTTCCCGCATCTCCCGGCGGAGGTCGTCCGCGCTGAATGTCTCCTGTGAGTTCGCGAGGCCGACGATCGTGGCGACGGCGTCCTCGTGCCATTCGTCCTTGTCCTGCTCAAACGCCATCGCCCTCATGAGGACCTCTTCCTTGCCGCGTAGGCTTTGATGTCGTCTTTGATTCGCTTCTGCCGGGCCCGTTCGAGCGCGTCATCCATCAGTGCTGGCGTGAATTGGAATGCGTTCTTACGTGTGCGCTGGCCGCCGTGGCCATGCTCGACCGGCCGCGATTTGGCGCCCTGCCTGACTGCGCGCTTCACCAATCCGTCGTTCATGCTGCCAACCTCCGTGCCGCTGCTGCCTGGTTCTGTGTGTGCAGCACGTTCTTCACTGCTTCCTCGCCAGTGGGGTCTTGGTGTTGGAGGACGTATGCTTCTGCGTCCTCTTGCAACCAGCCCTCGCAGCGTTTCTCGAAGCGGCGTGCGGCTTTCTTCATCTGCGAGAACGTGAGTCCAAGATGGTCGTTGTTGTTTTTCTGCATGACGATGGGGAGCAATTTGGGCATGCGTCATCGCCCTTTCTCCGGCAAAAAACACCGGGTGAGGTCAAAGATGGAAGTGCAGGAGGGGTGCCCAGATGGTCGGGCGAAGGGTGCCGGCGCTATGCGCTGCAGCGGGTGGTGCTTATTACGCGGAGAGCTTTCGGAGGGCGGCTGCGATACGGTCTTTGTCGTACCCGCTGCTCTGGTTTCCTGCGACTATCTGCGCGATTTCGTCTTGCTGGTCGGGGGAGAATCTGTAGAGGCGGCCGATTCGGTCGCAGGGCCATTCGCCGGTTTGGGCTTTCCGACGTACCGTGTCGTCTCCGATCCTGTATTTGGCTGCCATGTCCTGCGTCGTTGCATAGGATTGGGAGCGACTCATTCCCTGGCGCCTTGTTCCTGAAGGAGCA
The sequence above is a segment of the Arthrobacter sp. StoSoilB22 genome. Coding sequences within it:
- a CDS encoding NUMOD4 motif-containing HNH endonuclease encodes the protein MTATAAELSSRTDPLSTAEEWRPIPGFDGYEVSNTGHVRSKRRGPWRVLEVREERGYVRASLWNGRRMVHPRVHQLVAAAFLGPAPPCTEVRHKDGRRSNNVPANLEHGTSSDNSLDAVRHGTHNMARKTHCKRGHEFTPENTSRIELATGSIARRCKQCQNMAAKRYRARREGAIQWPEK
- a CDS encoding AAA family ATPase; amino-acid sequence: MSRIVSLQSTNYKRIKAVRIEPDQSGNLVVIGGNNGQGKSSILDSITAALGGVNAKTTPKPIRDGEERAEIILETEDLVVVRRFTAGGSTLTVKSPDGAVYPKGQAKLDDLLGKLSLDPLAFTQLTDKDQLATLLDLVELPFSPHKMAVERKNLFDRRTEANRSIKDLTARAAEYGDRTADLPDEEVSVKDLVAAYRAGQSLNHEIDVARTARDGWAEKVERVKRELADAERQLKEAQHRLATAPEKVDLEAIEAQVDGAEEINSAIRRHKEGERVRAELAQWTQAAAELSAAIEEVDRQKATGLAAAKFPIDDLGFDESGVTYQGVPFKQASSAEQLRVSLAMAIALNPKLRVIRIADGSLLDSDNLALVESIAREHDFQVWIEMVGDGDGRGIIIEDGSVVDG
- a CDS encoding PD-(D/E)XK nuclease-like domain-containing protein, which gives rise to MTYSPGIYADLTSEEYHADPALGSTSLKTLASRTPAHWQHEKANPVHKDIYDLGTVTHSLILEGDESGVEVIDVPDKRGAKWTVPAAAAVNAGKIPLKQAEWDLVRAMRDSVMEHPVAKTAFTEHRAEESVFWEEDGLMLKCRPDAWLKDRLVDLKTTVNADPREFPKSGFKLGYYQSAAHYQDGVLAMTGERLPFWFVNVEKTAPHLVSIVEYDDYAMELGRMMNARAKDIYRRCLETGEYPGYLTVEPITLPIWAIYQAEDILGLNIEKEIVIR